A part of Larkinella insperata genomic DNA contains:
- a CDS encoding phospholipase A, with the protein MPKIYVPFLLCLTPLFASAQVLTDQSVRIKSISERWELADSTRRGTFLLTSYKPFYVTLGRWSSHPNQQPRSENPAYTVATPVAYNNNEAKFHLSFKTKVLQGIFGGVGDLWVGYTQKAHWQIYNTEISRPFRELNYEPELIFNVPITYKFLGFESRTIGVAFNHQSNGQELPRSRSWNRIMFHTSFERKNWQVTLRPWIRLKDADDENPEIMNYIGRGEITVVYGSKRHQFYLVGTHPFTAQHLNRGSAQLNWVFQIHGHIKGQVQLSSGYGETLLDYNHAQNTFGLGVSFIDW; encoded by the coding sequence ATGCCCAAAATCTACGTCCCGTTCCTGCTTTGCCTGACGCCCTTATTCGCCAGCGCCCAAGTTCTTACCGATCAGTCGGTCCGCATCAAAAGCATCTCCGAACGGTGGGAACTGGCCGATTCGACCCGGCGCGGCACGTTTCTACTCACTTCGTACAAACCTTTTTATGTGACGCTGGGCCGGTGGTCGAGCCACCCGAACCAGCAACCGCGCAGCGAGAATCCGGCTTATACCGTAGCCACACCGGTGGCCTACAACAACAACGAAGCAAAGTTTCACCTTAGCTTTAAAACGAAAGTGTTGCAGGGCATTTTCGGGGGCGTGGGCGACCTATGGGTTGGATATACCCAAAAAGCGCATTGGCAGATTTACAACACCGAAATTTCCAGACCGTTTCGGGAATTGAATTACGAACCGGAGCTGATTTTCAACGTCCCGATTACGTACAAGTTCCTCGGATTTGAAAGCCGTACGATTGGCGTCGCCTTTAATCACCAGTCGAACGGTCAGGAATTGCCCCGATCGCGGAGTTGGAACCGAATCATGTTTCACACTTCATTCGAACGAAAAAACTGGCAGGTCACGCTGCGCCCCTGGATTCGGCTGAAAGATGCCGACGATGAGAATCCGGAAATTATGAATTACATTGGACGAGGAGAAATAACCGTCGTCTACGGCAGCAAACGGCACCAGTTTTATCTGGTCGGTACGCACCCCTTTACGGCTCAGCACCTTAACCGGGGCAGCGCCCAGTTAAACTGGGTTTTCCAGATTCACGGGCACATCAAAGGCCAGGTGCAACTATCAAGCGGCTATGGTGAGACACTGCTTGATTACAACCACGCCCAAAACACGTTTGGCCTCGGTGTTTCCTTCATCGATTGGTAA
- a CDS encoding carbon-nitrogen hydrolase family protein, with product MRISVAQTRPVKGDISRNIDHHQRFIDLAAAHGADVLVFPELSITGYEPTLAGELATTPDDPRFAVFQQRSDAHNLTLGIGVPTRNEAGVCITMVLFHPNQPWQTYAKKYLHADEEPFFVSGRNASVVLRNKPEVALAICYELSVPEHAADAHQTGATLYLASIAKTASGVQKAAQILSDIAKTYAMTVLMANSVGPSDDFVSGGKTAIWSTRGDLLAQLSDTGEGMLLFDTETQKVSSLLL from the coding sequence ATGAGAATAAGCGTTGCCCAAACCCGGCCTGTGAAAGGTGATATTTCGAGGAATATCGACCATCACCAACGATTCATTGACTTGGCTGCTGCCCACGGCGCCGATGTCCTTGTCTTCCCCGAGCTATCCATTACCGGCTACGAACCAACCCTGGCCGGTGAGCTGGCCACGACGCCGGACGACCCCCGGTTTGCGGTTTTTCAGCAACGGAGCGACGCCCATAACCTGACGCTTGGCATCGGCGTTCCAACCCGCAACGAAGCGGGCGTCTGCATCACGATGGTGCTTTTTCACCCCAACCAACCCTGGCAAACGTACGCCAAAAAATACCTGCACGCCGATGAGGAACCGTTTTTTGTCAGCGGTCGGAACGCGTCGGTTGTCCTGCGTAACAAACCGGAGGTGGCCCTCGCCATCTGCTACGAACTATCGGTTCCCGAACACGCGGCAGACGCCCACCAGACCGGTGCGACCCTCTACCTTGCCAGCATTGCCAAAACCGCCAGCGGGGTCCAGAAAGCCGCGCAAATCCTGTCGGATATTGCAAAAACGTACGCCATGACGGTATTAATGGCCAACAGCGTCGGGCCGAGCGATGATTTTGTTTCGGGCGGCAAAACGGCCATCTGGAGCACCCGGGGCGACTTGCTGGCTCAACTCAGCGACACCGGCGAGGGTATGCTGCTGTTCGATACCGAGACCCAGAAAGTGAGTAGCCTGTTGCTGTAA
- a CDS encoding OsmC family protein, producing MKLSARIQSTLNQHDVVVQTNGAAKTVQIAPKPSGYGSAVNGGELLLLALATCFCNDIYREAAKRNLTVSGVEVEVTGEFGADGEPGSNFTYKTRVTSDEPADDIAELIRHTDQIAEVHNTLRKGLSVTLTD from the coding sequence ATGAAACTATCGGCCCGCATCCAAAGTACACTGAATCAGCACGATGTCGTTGTGCAGACCAACGGCGCGGCCAAGACCGTCCAGATTGCCCCCAAACCATCGGGCTATGGCTCGGCGGTCAACGGCGGAGAACTGTTGCTGCTGGCGCTGGCAACCTGCTTCTGCAACGACATTTACCGGGAAGCCGCCAAACGGAACCTGACGGTTTCGGGCGTGGAAGTCGAAGTGACCGGCGAATTCGGGGCCGACGGCGAACCCGGCTCCAACTTTACGTACAAAACCCGCGTCACTTCCGACGAACCCGCCGACGACATTGCCGAGTTGATCCGGCATACCGACCAAATTGCTGAAGTTCATAACACCCTGCGCAAGGGGTTGAGCGTTACGCTGACGGACTGA
- a CDS encoding DUF4260 domain-containing protein, whose product MKLLLKLEEAAQFALALVLFNQLPFAWWWFPALLLLPDLSMLGYLVNPRIGAYAYNFFHHKAVAVVVGATGFLLVSPVLMLTGVLLFGHSAMDRLFGYGLKYADGFDHTHLGRIGKNAVRPTGEELPSGKPRVSNPSIS is encoded by the coding sequence ATGAAATTGCTTTTGAAACTCGAGGAAGCCGCCCAGTTTGCCCTTGCCCTCGTTCTGTTCAACCAACTGCCCTTTGCCTGGTGGTGGTTTCCGGCCCTGCTGCTCCTGCCCGATCTGAGTATGCTCGGCTACTTGGTCAACCCGCGAATCGGGGCTTATGCGTACAATTTCTTCCACCACAAAGCCGTGGCCGTAGTTGTTGGAGCTACCGGTTTTTTGCTGGTCAGTCCGGTGTTGATGCTGACCGGCGTGCTGCTGTTCGGGCATTCGGCGATGGACCGACTGTTCGGCTACGGGTTGAAATACGCCGACGGATTTGACCACACGCACCTGGGCCGCATTGGCAAAAATGCCGTCAGGCCGACTGGCGAAGAACTTCCGTCCGGTAAGCCCCGGGTGTCGAACCCGTCCATTTCTTGA
- a CDS encoding AraC family transcriptional regulator → MATNNTLSAGSFNLVLFAAQQKGADVTALCRAVGVDPAVLRNPDGRIPIRTVQALWREVIAVTNDPYLSLRIGEMINPTAVGVLAYVMMHCPTLGEALEKLCQYQAIVCEGVKTVGQREGDRFRFSLHITCDDIIYPEHALNSELVMYLAAMRALTGHHLTPTAVSFAYPRPIDTTEHERVFAPVKPVFDAEETALALDVAWLDAPVLNANPGLFPLFEQHAAELLRKLQEQALVGRVKGEIVALLKGEEPTLATVADRLAMGVRTLQLHLKEEGVTYQQLLDEVRHDLAVRHLREPHFSTTDIAYLLGFSEPSVFYRTFKKWTGSTPGAYRTEVLRQSA, encoded by the coding sequence ATGGCGACGAATAACACACTCTCGGCGGGTTCCTTTAATCTGGTTTTGTTTGCGGCTCAGCAAAAAGGCGCCGATGTTACGGCCTTGTGCCGTGCGGTGGGCGTCGATCCGGCCGTGCTCCGTAACCCCGACGGACGCATACCGATTCGGACGGTGCAGGCGCTCTGGCGCGAAGTTATTGCCGTAACCAACGACCCTTATCTTTCTCTGCGCATCGGCGAAATGATCAATCCGACGGCAGTAGGGGTGCTGGCCTACGTGATGATGCACTGCCCGACGCTGGGGGAAGCCCTCGAGAAATTGTGTCAGTATCAGGCTATTGTCTGCGAAGGAGTCAAAACCGTGGGGCAGCGGGAAGGAGATCGCTTTCGGTTTTCGCTGCACATCACCTGCGATGACATTATCTACCCCGAGCACGCGCTGAACTCCGAGCTGGTCATGTATCTGGCGGCTATGCGGGCGCTGACGGGGCATCATCTGACGCCTACTGCGGTTTCGTTTGCCTATCCGCGTCCGATCGACACCACCGAACACGAGCGGGTATTTGCGCCGGTCAAACCCGTGTTCGATGCCGAAGAAACGGCTTTGGCGCTGGATGTAGCCTGGCTGGATGCGCCGGTGCTGAACGCCAACCCCGGTTTGTTTCCGCTCTTTGAACAGCACGCGGCCGAACTGCTCCGGAAACTTCAGGAACAGGCGCTGGTGGGGCGGGTGAAAGGGGAAATTGTGGCCCTGCTGAAGGGGGAAGAACCTACGCTGGCGACCGTGGCCGACCGATTGGCCATGGGCGTCCGGACCCTGCAACTGCATCTGAAAGAAGAGGGCGTCACGTATCAGCAGTTGCTGGACGAAGTACGGCACGATCTGGCTGTCCGGCACCTTCGCGAACCGCATTTCAGCACCACCGACATTGCCTACCTGCTGGGCTTCTCCGAACCCAGCGTGTTTTACCGTACCTTCAAGAAATGGACGGGTTCGACACCCGGGGCTTACCGGACGGAAGTTCTTCGCCAGTCGGCCTGA
- a CDS encoding family 16 glycoside hydrolase has product MKHGKDKFHLVLLLMVLLQASSVLAQDEKAALDLVQVANQNGFRLENRTVQVLTDGSRSGVRLDEKPNANEGVAWLPNTVFSQGTIEVDMRGKDVLQRSFVGIAFHGSSERNYDAIYFRPFNFRSADPVRRVHAVQYISLPKHDWPVLRKEFPDHYEKGIDPAPDPNDWFHARIVVANETIQVFVNGNPTPSLTVKKLSDRQEGNIGLWVGASSGGDFANLKITPKQSR; this is encoded by the coding sequence ATGAAACACGGTAAGGACAAATTTCACCTCGTTTTGCTGCTGATGGTCCTCCTTCAGGCGTCATCCGTCCTGGCTCAGGATGAAAAAGCGGCCCTTGATCTGGTCCAGGTTGCCAACCAAAACGGATTCCGACTCGAAAACCGGACGGTGCAGGTACTGACGGATGGTAGCCGCTCCGGGGTTCGGCTGGACGAGAAACCGAATGCAAACGAGGGCGTTGCGTGGTTGCCCAACACGGTATTTAGTCAGGGAACCATCGAGGTCGACATGCGGGGCAAGGATGTGTTGCAGCGGAGTTTTGTCGGGATTGCCTTTCACGGTTCCAGCGAACGAAACTACGACGCCATCTACTTCCGGCCGTTCAATTTCCGGTCGGCTGATCCGGTTCGGCGGGTTCATGCCGTGCAGTACATTTCGCTTCCGAAGCACGACTGGCCCGTTCTGCGCAAGGAATTTCCGGATCACTACGAGAAAGGCATCGACCCGGCCCCCGATCCGAACGACTGGTTTCACGCCCGGATTGTGGTAGCCAACGAAACCATTCAGGTGTTTGTGAACGGTAATCCCACGCCCAGCCTGACCGTCAAAAAGCTGAGCGACCGCCAGGAGGGAAACATCGGTTTATGGGTCGGCGCTTCGTCCGGGGGCGATTTTGCCAACCTGAAAATCACCCCAAAGCAAAGCCGCTAA
- a CDS encoding alpha/beta fold hydrolase, translated as MRYILFWLFLHVAGITKSQSVGKIPYGSNPQAGRYLQVDDAKIYYEVYGQGRPVVLLHGGLLGYIDEYSDLIPRLSKEFQVIAVATRGHGKSEVGTKPYSYRLFAEDAHAVIRAVTQDSVIVVGFSDGAIASYILAVEHPERVRKNVAIGGGVLGIGDYTDEQRDFWLRLTDEKLDKAVPGFMEQRKKLMPQPQQWSRFLSELQKAWGQSTYLDKAALKTIKCPVLIAAGDRDGSTQRFLDIYKSLSNAQLAIIPGSGHVVLNTKPQLMYDIIHPFIHQK; from the coding sequence ATGCGGTACATTCTGTTCTGGCTGTTTCTGCACGTTGCGGGGATTACCAAAAGCCAGTCGGTCGGCAAGATTCCGTACGGTTCCAACCCCCAGGCGGGCCGGTATCTGCAGGTTGACGACGCCAAAATCTATTACGAGGTCTACGGACAGGGCCGGCCGGTGGTGTTGCTGCACGGTGGGCTGCTCGGGTACATCGACGAATACAGCGATCTGATTCCGCGTTTAAGCAAGGAGTTTCAGGTCATTGCCGTGGCGACGCGGGGCCACGGCAAATCCGAGGTGGGCACCAAACCGTATTCGTACCGGCTTTTTGCGGAAGACGCTCACGCGGTGATCCGGGCCGTCACGCAGGACAGTGTAATTGTAGTCGGGTTCAGCGACGGGGCCATTGCGTCCTACATTCTGGCGGTTGAACACCCGGAACGGGTGCGGAAAAATGTCGCTATTGGTGGAGGAGTTCTGGGCATTGGTGATTACACCGACGAACAACGGGATTTTTGGCTACGGCTAACGGATGAAAAGCTGGACAAAGCCGTCCCGGGGTTTATGGAGCAACGCAAGAAACTGATGCCCCAGCCGCAGCAGTGGAGCCGGTTTCTGAGCGAGCTGCAAAAAGCCTGGGGGCAATCAACCTACCTCGACAAAGCGGCCCTGAAAACCATTAAATGCCCGGTGCTGATCGCGGCCGGGGATCGTGACGGTTCGACGCAGCGGTTTTTGGATATTTACAAGTCACTGTCCAACGCTCAGCTGGCCATTATTCCCGGTTCGGGGCATGTTGTTTTGAACACGAAGCCGCAGTTGATGTACGACATTATTCACCCCTTTATCCACCAAAAATGA
- a CDS encoding DUF2911 domain-containing protein, giving the protein MKKLLIFTTLLMIAQGTFAQEDKAKRPSPPAQARQTVGGKTITIDYSQPSVKGRNVWDPAGKVAPAGQVWRTGANETTSIEFSQNVKLEGKAVPKGKYALFTIPGEKDWTIILNKTIKWGAFSYKPEEDVLRVTVPARKAPAFQEKFTIDITPKGVVSLAWADTSVHFNVQ; this is encoded by the coding sequence ATGAAAAAATTGCTCATTTTCACAACATTACTGATGATCGCTCAAGGGACGTTTGCGCAGGAAGACAAGGCCAAACGGCCCAGTCCGCCCGCGCAGGCCCGGCAAACCGTGGGCGGCAAAACCATCACGATCGACTACAGCCAGCCGTCGGTGAAAGGCCGGAACGTCTGGGACCCGGCAGGGAAGGTAGCCCCAGCCGGGCAGGTATGGCGAACCGGTGCGAACGAGACGACGTCCATCGAGTTTTCCCAGAATGTAAAACTGGAAGGCAAGGCGGTTCCGAAAGGTAAATACGCCCTGTTCACCATTCCGGGCGAAAAAGACTGGACGATTATTCTCAACAAAACCATCAAATGGGGCGCGTTCAGTTACAAACCGGAGGAGGACGTTCTGCGCGTGACGGTTCCGGCCCGAAAAGCACCGGCCTTCCAGGAAAAATTCACCATTGATATCACCCCAAAAGGCGTTGTTTCGCTGGCCTGGGCTGATACGAGCGTCCATTTTAACGTGCAGTAA
- a CDS encoding ABC transporter substrate-binding protein, giving the protein MQTKSETVPQRIVSVVPSQTELLFDLGLDQAIVGVTKFCIHPAEKVKGKTVVGGTKTLHLDRIHDLKPDLILANKEENTREQIEELQRHYPVHVTDMHTVADALAMIREVGALVGRGPQAGQMAERIAASFQRLRAAVRDSGPLVAYFIWRKPYMVAAHGTFIHSMLEMAGFRNALADQTRYPELTVADLQLARPDLIFLSSEPYPFAEKHRIELQRICPTARVLLVDGEMFSWYGSRMLQAAEYIQQLRQELGLE; this is encoded by the coding sequence GTGCAAACAAAATCAGAAACCGTCCCCCAGCGCATCGTTTCCGTCGTCCCTTCCCAAACCGAATTGCTCTTCGATCTGGGCCTGGATCAGGCGATTGTGGGCGTTACCAAATTTTGTATTCATCCGGCAGAGAAGGTAAAAGGCAAGACCGTGGTGGGCGGCACCAAAACGCTGCATCTCGACCGGATTCACGACCTAAAGCCCGATTTGATTCTGGCTAACAAAGAAGAAAATACCCGCGAACAAATCGAAGAATTACAGCGACACTACCCCGTTCACGTGACGGATATGCATACCGTGGCCGACGCGCTGGCGATGATTCGGGAGGTGGGAGCGCTGGTCGGTCGCGGACCACAGGCCGGGCAAATGGCGGAACGGATTGCTGCGTCGTTTCAGCGTCTTCGTGCGGCTGTCCGGGATTCGGGGCCCTTGGTGGCTTATTTCATCTGGCGGAAACCGTATATGGTGGCGGCTCATGGAACGTTTATTCATTCCATGCTGGAAATGGCCGGTTTTCGGAACGCCTTGGCCGACCAGACCCGCTATCCCGAACTGACCGTAGCCGACCTGCAATTGGCCCGGCCCGACCTGATTTTTCTGTCGTCGGAACCGTATCCTTTTGCGGAGAAACACCGGATTGAACTACAGCGGATCTGCCCCACGGCGCGGGTGCTGCTCGTGGACGGGGAGATGTTTAGCTGGTACGGCAGCCGGATGCTGCAAGCGGCCGAATACATCCAGCAGCTGCGGCAGGAACTGGGCTTAGAGTAA
- a CDS encoding class I SAM-dependent methyltransferase, with translation MSHPTDPIYEPDYIKSLFDKMSKTYGLANYVSSFGFTERWRAACLKNLPAVRPEATGYDLMTGMGEAWGHILPKLTADGRLIAVDISPVMVQKAVAHRQKIRNRTVDLVQCDVLNNPFEPNTADFIVSTFGLKTFNDSQTAALAREVNRLLKPGGSFSFVEISAPKGWLFYGLYLFYLKTVIPLIGKLFLNSADEYRMLGVYCQKFGNCKKFADCLQQQGLEVTYKDYFFGCASGVTGRKKK, from the coding sequence GTGAGCCATCCGACCGATCCCATTTACGAACCAGATTATATAAAATCGTTATTCGATAAAATGTCCAAAACCTACGGTTTGGCCAATTACGTTTCATCTTTTGGTTTCACGGAACGCTGGCGGGCCGCCTGCCTAAAAAACCTGCCCGCTGTTCGTCCGGAAGCAACGGGGTATGATTTGATGACGGGAATGGGCGAAGCCTGGGGGCATATTCTTCCCAAACTAACTGCCGACGGGCGATTGATTGCCGTTGACATTTCTCCGGTAATGGTCCAAAAAGCCGTTGCGCACCGCCAGAAAATCCGAAACCGGACGGTAGACCTTGTTCAGTGCGATGTTTTGAACAACCCCTTTGAACCCAATACCGCTGATTTCATCGTCTCTACGTTTGGTTTAAAAACGTTTAACGACTCCCAAACCGCAGCGCTTGCGCGGGAAGTCAATCGGTTGTTAAAACCCGGCGGGTCGTTTTCGTTTGTAGAAATATCGGCCCCTAAGGGCTGGCTTTTTTACGGTTTATATCTCTTTTATCTAAAAACCGTCATTCCTTTAATTGGCAAATTATTCCTCAACAGCGCCGATGAATACCGGATGCTGGGTGTTTATTGTCAGAAGTTTGGAAACTGTAAAAAGTTTGCCGATTGTCTGCAACAGCAGGGGCTTGAAGTAACGTATAAAGATTATTTTTTCGGCTGTGCATCCGGCGTAACGGGCCGGAAAAAGAAGTAG